TTTGTTCGAAGATTTGACAGATAGATTGTTAAGCTAAAACAAATGTGAAGGATTGGTTTGATCCCCCTAATATCCCCTCTGAGTTTTTAAGAAGAAATATCAGAAAGAAACTAAGAAAGCTTATGGAAAGATAGTGGAGTATGAGTTATATCTGAAGCTCCGTGAAGTCAACTAAAACGGTCAAAAATTCCATAAAGAATTATAGAACAAAACTATCAATACTATTTGCTCATATTCGATATTAAAACATTGGCCGGACATTATTGCCTTGAAAGTCCACTGATTTATAGTACTTTTACTATATCCGTAATGAATGAATTTGTTGTAAATGAGCGATTAATAGATGAGGCGGTTTCTGTAGCCGGGAAAGCAATGTCCCGCGCTTATGCCCCATATTCGGGTTTCCATATGGGAGCTGCCGTGGTTACAGAGAAAGGTGTTATTATTCCCGGCTCTCTTGTGGAAAATGTATCGCTCGGCCTTGCTATGTGCGCGGAAAGGATAGCGCTCTTTTCTTCTGTATCCCAAGACGCCGGGAAGCCGAAGCTGCTCGTGCTTATGTCGAGGAGAACCGACGGCAAGCTTACATTTCCGTGTGGCGCGTGCTTGCAGGTGGCCATGGAACTTGGGGGACCGGAATTAGAGATAGTTGCCTGCGATACCGATGGGAACAAAGATAAAGATGTTTTAGCTAATCTGGCTTCCAGACTGCCCCGCAAAACTTCATAAATTTCAAAGCCCTGATAAGTAAGTAAGGCTACACAATTCCGGTTTAACCACCGATAAGCTTACAGGCCTTTATTTTTTAATATTGAAAGCAACGTTCAATCTTATCTGAAATTCTGATATCTTGCCGTCAGACAATCTGCCTCTCTGATCTAAAACCTGAAACCACTCTACCCCCTCTAAGGTTTGGTGTGAATTCTCCAGATAGGATTTAGCATCATCAATCGCGGTTTTTATTGCGTCTTCGTAACTTTTATCCGATACTCCCACCACCTCAATCATTCTGTAAGTTGTCATTTGGCGTTTCTCCTATATATGTAGTTGAGTATCAGTGAGGATAGCTGAAAAAATAAGTTGGACAAAGCTTGTAAGAAAGCTCAATTGAATTTACACGAGAACATTCAGTTTTATAAAATAAAAACTTGATTTCGAAATTTTGGTAAAATGAATAGCCCCTGAGTCTCTTATTAATTCGAAAATTCATCTTTTGAAAATAAAACCCCCATCAGGAAATAAAATTTATTGAACGGCAATAAATAAATGTGATATGCTAAATGATGAGATCAGACTCTAATATATGTAGTTTATAAAAAATGAGTGAAAGCAATGGAGAGAGAAACAAAGACTGATAAACTGGTGTTAAGAGTCACGCCGACCGAAAAGGCGGAAATCGAAAAGATTGCCGAAGAGGAAGGACTGAGTGTTTCAGACTACCTGCGTTTAAGCATGATGTTGAATATGACTTTATTTGGCCCTGACGGAACTTGGAGAAAAATCACACAAAGCAACTCTCATGAATTGGGATCAAAATTACAGCATAAGCTGCTTACTATAAAAGGAGATTAATGGCGGAAAATCAATTATTCCTTATATACAAAGCAGTGCTCCGGTTAAACC
The genomic region above belongs to Deltaproteobacteria bacterium and contains:
- a CDS encoding cytidine deaminase, with translation MNEFVVNERLIDEAVSVAGKAMSRAYAPYSGFHMGAAVVTEKGVIIPGSLVENVSLGLAMCAERIALFSSVSQDAGKPKLLVLMSRRTDGKLTFPCGACLQVAMELGGPELEIVACDTDGNKDKDVLANLASRLPRKTS
- a CDS encoding dodecin family protein — translated: MTTYRMIEVVGVSDKSYEDAIKTAIDDAKSYLENSHQTLEGVEWFQVLDQRGRLSDGKISEFQIRLNVAFNIKK